A window from Pseudomonas campi encodes these proteins:
- a CDS encoding HlyD family secretion protein, with protein sequence MSRLLLCLLPLALLAGCDPTADEVLLGTLEWDRIGLPAEASERILHWNVAEGDPVVAGQLLLELDARRQDARIAQAQGEVAQAEARLSELRNGARVESIEAAQASLARSRAEQLDSERNFQRIAALYQRKQVAIAELDRARAARDQASAATRNADAQLRELTNGTRPEQLDQASAALDAARGNLAQLQVGREHLSVRAPRAGRVDALPFKPGDQPPAGAEVVSLLVGEQPYARVFVPAKQRAGFKVGDGMRVFVEGIEQPFAATISVIRSEASFTPYYALTGDDASRLVYRAELRLQDASAQQLPAGLPLRAERADHEQQ encoded by the coding sequence ATGAGCAGACTGCTGCTCTGCCTGCTGCCCCTGGCCCTGCTCGCCGGCTGCGACCCGACCGCCGACGAGGTGCTGCTCGGCACCCTGGAATGGGACCGCATCGGCCTGCCCGCCGAAGCCTCGGAACGCATCCTGCACTGGAATGTCGCCGAAGGTGACCCCGTCGTCGCCGGGCAGCTGCTGCTGGAGCTCGATGCGCGCCGCCAGGACGCTCGCATCGCCCAGGCCCAGGGCGAAGTGGCCCAGGCCGAGGCCCGCTTGAGCGAACTGCGCAACGGCGCGCGTGTGGAAAGCATCGAGGCGGCGCAGGCCAGCCTGGCCCGCAGCCGCGCCGAACAGCTCGATAGCGAGCGCAACTTCCAGCGCATCGCCGCCCTCTACCAGCGCAAGCAGGTGGCCATCGCCGAGCTGGACCGCGCCCGCGCCGCCCGCGACCAGGCCAGTGCCGCCACGCGCAATGCCGATGCCCAGCTGCGCGAGCTGACCAATGGCACCCGCCCCGAGCAGCTCGACCAAGCCAGCGCCGCCCTGGACGCCGCCCGCGGCAACCTGGCCCAGCTGCAGGTCGGTCGTGAACACCTGAGCGTGCGCGCGCCGCGGGCCGGACGCGTCGACGCCCTGCCCTTCAAGCCCGGCGACCAACCGCCCGCAGGTGCCGAGGTGGTCAGCCTGCTGGTCGGTGAGCAGCCCTACGCGCGGGTCTTCGTGCCGGCCAAACAGCGTGCAGGTTTCAAGGTCGGCGACGGCATGCGCGTGTTCGTCGAGGGCATCGAGCAGCCTTTCGCCGCCACCATCAGCGTGATCCGCAGCGAAGCCAGCTTCACCCCCTACTACGCCCTCACTGGCGACGACGCCAGCCGCCTGGTGTACCGCGCCGAGCTGCGCCTGCAGGACGCTAGCGCGCAGCAGCTGCCAGCCGGCCTGCCGCTGCGCGCCGAGCGAGCGGACCATGAACAACAGTGA
- a CDS encoding sensor histidine kinase: MSSMFWRIFASFWLAIALVAGLSILLGRALNQDSWIISQHPALDNLPERWSQRFEEQGRQAAQDFLEQRKQRFHINVQVLDDNGEPLVRGTFSPRAAAFEARQHNERRLPWRRLTAEYTSPSSGNTYLFIYRIPHPELEAWHRGSLLLPLSALGIALVVLTALSLLLTLSITRPLGRLRGAVHDLGQTVYQQHSLARLAGRRDEFGVLARDFNRMGARLQGLIGSQRQLLRDVSHELRSPLARLRIALALAERAEPAERDTLWPRLAKECDRLEDLISEILALARLDAEPGTAQAIDLGKLLDALKDDARLSAPEQQLQIHMDSRPLPLQGWPDMLGRALDNLLRNALRFNPAGQPIEISVQRQPQQLQISVRDHGPGVPADLLDKLGEPFFRAPGQNAAGHGLGLAIARRAAERHGGQLTLANHPQGGFIATLELPLMAQPG; the protein is encoded by the coding sequence GTGTCTTCAATGTTCTGGCGCATCTTTGCCAGCTTCTGGCTGGCCATCGCCCTGGTTGCCGGGCTCTCCATCCTGCTCGGCCGGGCCCTCAATCAGGACAGCTGGATCATCAGTCAGCACCCGGCCCTGGACAACCTGCCCGAGCGCTGGAGCCAGCGCTTCGAAGAGCAGGGCCGGCAAGCCGCGCAGGACTTTCTCGAACAACGCAAACAGCGCTTCCACATCAACGTCCAGGTGCTCGACGACAATGGCGAGCCCCTGGTCCGTGGCACCTTCTCGCCCCGCGCCGCCGCGTTCGAGGCCCGCCAGCACAATGAACGGCGCCTGCCCTGGCGGCGCCTGACGGCCGAATACACCAGCCCGAGCAGCGGCAATACCTACCTGTTCATCTACCGCATCCCGCATCCCGAGCTGGAAGCCTGGCACCGCGGCAGCCTGCTCTTGCCCCTCAGCGCGCTGGGTATCGCCCTGGTGGTGCTGACCGCGCTCAGCCTGCTGCTGACCCTGTCCATCACCCGTCCGCTCGGGCGCCTGCGCGGCGCCGTGCACGACCTCGGCCAGACCGTCTACCAGCAGCACAGCCTGGCGCGTCTGGCCGGCCGGCGTGACGAGTTCGGCGTGCTGGCGCGCGACTTCAACCGCATGGGTGCCCGCCTGCAAGGGCTGATCGGTAGCCAGCGCCAACTGCTGCGTGACGTCTCCCACGAATTGCGCTCGCCGCTGGCGCGCCTGCGCATCGCCCTGGCCCTGGCCGAACGGGCCGAACCGGCCGAGCGGGACACACTCTGGCCGCGCCTGGCCAAAGAGTGCGACCGCCTGGAAGACCTGATCAGCGAAATCCTCGCCCTCGCCCGTCTGGATGCCGAGCCGGGTACGGCGCAAGCGATCGACCTGGGCAAGCTGCTCGACGCCCTCAAGGACGACGCGCGCCTGAGCGCTCCCGAGCAACAGCTGCAGATTCACATGGACAGCCGTCCGCTACCGTTGCAGGGCTGGCCGGACATGCTCGGACGGGCACTCGACAACCTGCTGCGCAATGCCCTGCGCTTCAATCCGGCCGGGCAGCCAATTGAAATCAGCGTGCAGCGCCAGCCGCAGCAGTTGCAGATCAGCGTGCGCGATCACGGCCCCGGAGTTCCTGCGGATTTACTGGACAAGCTCGGCGAACCCTTCTTCCGCGCGCCCGGCCAGAACGCCGCCGGCCACGGCCTGGGCCTGGCCATCGCACGACGGGCAGCGGAGCGGCATGGCGGCCAGTTGACGCTGGCCAATCATCCACAGGGCGGTTTCATCGCCACCCTGGAGTTGCCGTTGATGGCACAACCGGGATAG
- a CDS encoding TetR/AcrR family transcriptional regulator produces the protein MTKNTQPKQPPRAPGRPAGDAQLQRERLLDAAAQAFAHTGIQASSLRSIAQQAGATPALVNYYFGSKQRLVDALVEERFLPLIRSVAEGLQAAGDDPHELVERFVRGMSAMVASHPWIPPLWVREILCEGGQLREQLTGRIAPLIPLLLAQRFAAAQARGALNPALDPRLLVVSLIGVTMLPYAAAPLWRGIFANPQIGDEALIAHTLALLHNGMET, from the coding sequence ATGACCAAGAATACTCAGCCCAAACAACCACCGCGCGCCCCGGGCCGCCCCGCCGGCGATGCCCAGCTGCAGCGCGAACGCCTGCTCGATGCTGCCGCCCAGGCCTTCGCCCATACCGGCATCCAGGCCTCCAGCCTGCGCAGCATCGCCCAGCAGGCCGGGGCCACCCCGGCCCTGGTCAACTATTACTTCGGCAGCAAGCAGCGCCTGGTCGATGCCCTGGTCGAGGAACGTTTCCTGCCGCTGATCCGCAGTGTGGCCGAGGGCCTGCAGGCCGCCGGCGACGATCCGCACGAGCTGGTCGAGCGCTTCGTCCGCGGCATGAGCGCAATGGTCGCGAGCCACCCATGGATTCCGCCGCTGTGGGTGCGCGAGATCCTCTGTGAAGGCGGCCAGTTGCGCGAGCAGTTGACCGGGCGCATCGCCCCGCTGATTCCTTTGCTGCTGGCCCAGCGCTTCGCTGCCGCCCAGGCCCGCGGCGCCCTCAACCCGGCACTGGACCCGCGTCTGTTGGTGGTCTCGCTGATCGGCGTGACCATGCTGCCCTACGCCGCCGCACCGCTCTGGCGCGGCATCTTCGCCAACCCGCAGATCGGCGACGAAGCGCTGATCGCGCATACCCTGGCCCTGTTGCACAACGGGATGGAGACCTGA
- a CDS encoding PHP domain-containing protein has protein sequence MKVDLHCHSTASDGVLAPSVVVARAHERGVQLLALTDHDTLEGLDEARQAANELGLQLVNGIELSCTWGGATIHVLGYAFAADAPALQQAIGELHQGRWLRAEEISRRLEAKGMPGALEGARAVQQALGDSGNAPARPHFAEFLVRAGHVRDHAEAFRKWLGSGKLGDVKQHWPTLEQAVGTLREARAWISLAHPWQYDFTRSKRRRLVADFIAAGGHALEVVNGLQPAEQVGGLAILAREFGMLASVGSDFHAPGDWSELGMYRPLPEDLPPLWERFRDVHSPNIAAL, from the coding sequence ATGAAAGTAGATCTGCACTGCCACAGCACGGCCTCGGACGGCGTTCTTGCCCCGTCCGTGGTGGTTGCGCGCGCCCATGAGCGGGGTGTGCAACTGCTGGCGCTGACCGATCACGACACCCTCGAAGGCCTCGACGAAGCGCGCCAGGCCGCGAATGAGCTGGGGTTGCAGCTGGTCAACGGCATCGAACTGTCCTGCACCTGGGGCGGCGCTACTATTCATGTATTGGGCTATGCCTTTGCCGCCGATGCCCCTGCGTTGCAGCAGGCCATCGGTGAGCTGCACCAGGGTCGCTGGCTGCGCGCTGAGGAAATCTCCCGGCGCCTGGAAGCCAAGGGCATGCCTGGTGCGCTGGAGGGCGCGCGTGCTGTGCAGCAGGCCCTGGGCGACAGCGGCAACGCACCGGCGCGGCCGCACTTTGCCGAGTTCCTGGTGCGTGCCGGACATGTGCGTGATCACGCTGAGGCGTTCCGCAAGTGGCTCGGCTCCGGCAAACTGGGCGATGTGAAGCAGCACTGGCCGACCCTGGAGCAGGCAGTCGGCACATTGCGCGAGGCGCGCGCCTGGATCAGCCTGGCGCACCCCTGGCAGTATGATTTCACCCGTAGCAAGCGGCGCCGTCTGGTCGCCGACTTCATTGCCGCCGGCGGCCATGCGCTGGAAGTGGTCAATGGCCTGCAACCGGCCGAACAGGTGGGTGGCCTGGCCATTCTGGCCCGCGAATTCGGCATGCTGGCCAGCGTCGGCAGCGATTTCCATGCACCGGGCGACTGGTCGGAGTTGGGCATGTACCGTCCGTTACCCGAGGATCTGCCACCTTTGTGGGAGCGCTTCAGAGATG
- a CDS encoding nitroreductase family protein, translated as MQALDLLLNRVSVGRLLEPAPDAAQRELLFRAALRAPDHGQLRPWRFLTVEGAARAKLGELFASALLAGNPEVKSEALDKARAMPLRAPLLVAVIARLTAPHKVPEQEQLLSAGCAAHGMLLAAHAQGLGAMWRTGELCYNAQVMAGLGLAANERIVGFLYLGSVEGERRTPPALAPADFVGSWQG; from the coding sequence ATGCAAGCTCTCGATCTATTGCTCAACCGCGTTTCCGTCGGCCGTCTGTTGGAGCCGGCGCCGGATGCGGCGCAGCGTGAACTGCTGTTTCGTGCCGCGCTGCGTGCGCCGGATCATGGTCAGCTGCGGCCCTGGCGCTTCCTCACCGTCGAAGGTGCGGCCCGCGCCAAACTCGGCGAACTGTTCGCCAGCGCGCTGCTGGCGGGCAACCCGGAGGTCAAGAGCGAGGCGCTGGACAAGGCCCGCGCCATGCCCCTGCGTGCGCCCCTGCTGGTGGCGGTGATCGCCCGTCTGACGGCCCCGCACAAGGTGCCGGAGCAGGAGCAACTGCTGTCTGCCGGGTGTGCCGCCCACGGCATGTTGCTGGCCGCCCATGCGCAAGGCCTGGGCGCCATGTGGCGCACCGGTGAGCTGTGTTACAACGCCCAGGTCATGGCCGGCCTGGGCCTGGCGGCCAATGAGCGCATCGTCGGCTTCCTCTACCTCGGCAGCGTCGAAGGCGAGCGACGCACGCCGCCGGCGCTGGCACCGGCCGATTTCGTCGGCAGCTGGCAGGGCTGA
- a CDS encoding YciI family protein — protein sequence MLYAIIASDVPNSLEQRLTARPAHLARLEQLKSEGRLVLAGPHPAVDSVDPGPAGFSGSLIVAEFESLVAAQNWADADPYRAAGVYASVLVKPFKLVLP from the coding sequence ATGCTCTACGCCATCATCGCCAGCGACGTACCCAACTCCCTGGAACAGCGCCTGACCGCTCGCCCTGCCCATCTGGCCCGCCTGGAGCAGCTGAAAAGCGAAGGCCGCCTGGTGCTGGCCGGCCCGCACCCGGCGGTGGACAGCGTTGACCCAGGACCCGCTGGTTTCTCCGGCAGCTTGATCGTCGCCGAGTTCGAATCCCTGGTCGCCGCACAGAACTGGGCGGATGCCGACCCCTACCGCGCTGCCGGCGTGTATGCCAGCGTGCTGGTAAAGCCCTTCAAGCTGGTCTTGCCCTGA
- a CDS encoding response regulator transcription factor, which yields MNELLLIDDDQELCELLASWLQQEGFRVRASHDGNSARAALAQTTPAAVILDVMLPDGSGLELLKQLRSEHPELPVLMLSARGEPLDRILGLELGADDYLAKPCDPRELTARLRAVLRRSAPVASSSRLELGDLSYSPIRGAASIGEQEISLTLSESRVLEALLQQPGEPVDKQTLAQLALGRKLTLYDRSLDMHVSNLRKKLGPHADGRPRIVALRSRGYYYNA from the coding sequence ATGAACGAACTGCTGCTGATCGACGACGACCAGGAACTCTGCGAACTGCTGGCCAGCTGGCTGCAGCAGGAGGGATTCCGGGTGCGCGCCAGCCATGACGGCAACAGTGCCCGGGCGGCCCTGGCGCAGACCACGCCGGCCGCAGTGATCCTCGATGTGATGCTGCCAGACGGCAGTGGCCTGGAATTGCTCAAGCAACTGCGCAGCGAGCACCCGGAGCTGCCGGTACTGATGCTCTCGGCGCGCGGCGAGCCGCTGGACCGTATCCTCGGCCTGGAGCTGGGTGCCGACGACTACCTGGCCAAGCCCTGCGACCCGCGCGAACTTACCGCCCGCCTGCGCGCCGTGCTGCGCCGCAGCGCCCCGGTGGCGAGCAGTTCACGCCTGGAGCTGGGCGATCTCAGCTACAGCCCGATCCGCGGTGCAGCCAGCATCGGCGAACAGGAAATCAGCCTGACCCTTTCGGAAAGCCGCGTACTCGAAGCCCTGCTGCAACAGCCAGGCGAACCGGTGGACAAGCAGACCCTGGCGCAGCTGGCCCTGGGCCGCAAGCTGACCCTGTATGACCGCAGTCTGGACATGCATGTCAGCAACCTGCGCAAGAAGCTCGGCCCGCATGCCGATGGTCGCCCGCGCATCGTTGCCCTGCGCAGTCGCGGCTATTACTACAACGCCTGA
- a CDS encoding septation protein A produces the protein MKQFIDFIPLILFFIVYKLDPRTIDLAGHSFELGGIFSATAVLIASSVLVYGTLLAVQRRLEKGQWLTLVACLLFGGMTLAFHSETFLKWKAPVVNWLFAAGFAASHFIGNKVLIQRMMGHAVSLPQPIWTRLNIAWIAFFIFSGCANLFVAFTFHDIWVDFKVFGSLGMTVLFLVAQGVYLARHMHDDAPQQSKD, from the coding sequence GTGAAACAATTCATCGATTTCATCCCGCTTATCCTGTTTTTCATCGTCTACAAACTCGACCCACGCACCATCGACCTGGCTGGTCACAGCTTCGAGCTGGGCGGTATCTTCAGTGCCACGGCGGTGCTGATCGCCAGTTCGGTGCTGGTCTACGGCACACTGCTGGCGGTGCAGCGCAGGCTGGAGAAGGGCCAGTGGCTGACTCTGGTCGCCTGCCTGCTGTTCGGCGGCATGACCCTGGCCTTCCACAGCGAAACCTTCCTCAAGTGGAAAGCCCCGGTGGTCAACTGGCTGTTCGCCGCCGGTTTCGCCGCCAGCCACTTCATCGGCAACAAGGTGCTGATTCAGCGCATGATGGGCCACGCCGTGAGCCTGCCACAGCCGATCTGGACCCGCCTGAACATCGCCTGGATCGCCTTCTTCATCTTCAGTGGCTGCGCCAACCTGTTCGTCGCCTTCACCTTCCACGACATCTGGGTCGACTTCAAAGTGTTCGGCAGCTTGGGCATGACCGTGCTGTTCCTGGTCGCCCAGGGTGTCTACCTGGCGCGCCACATGCACGACGACGCCCCCCAGCAAAGCAAGGACTGA
- a CDS encoding Spy/CpxP family protein refolding chaperone produces the protein MRKTLIALLLAGALPTLALAMPDAEPREHKHCGQSDMRGEHRGPGMRMFKDLDLSAEQREQMGKLMRERKGGPQEITQKYLDKLSDADKQAMHKELESARLEHDKAIRAILTPEQQKTFDAHKAEMDKRRAEREEFAAWKAEKDSKAE, from the coding sequence ATGCGCAAGACCCTGATCGCCCTACTGCTTGCAGGCGCCCTGCCGACCCTGGCGCTGGCCATGCCCGACGCTGAACCCCGTGAACACAAGCACTGCGGCCAAAGCGACATGCGCGGCGAACACCGTGGCCCGGGCATGCGAATGTTCAAGGACCTCGACCTCAGCGCCGAACAGCGCGAGCAGATGGGCAAACTGATGCGCGAACGCAAGGGTGGCCCGCAGGAGATCACCCAGAAGTACCTGGACAAGCTGTCGGATGCCGACAAGCAGGCCATGCACAAAGAACTGGAAAGTGCGCGCCTGGAACACGACAAGGCGATCCGCGCCATCCTCACCCCGGAGCAGCAGAAGACCTTCGACGCGCACAAGGCGGAAATGGACAAGCGCCGCGCCGAGCGCGAAGAATTCGCCGCCTGGAAAGCCGAGAAAGACAGCAAGGCCGAGTGA
- a CDS encoding TrkH family potassium uptake protein encodes MTLPTLRTLAFINGIFLVTLAIAMLVPIATLLVYQQPQGINAFLWSSLLTFIAGITMVAQGRPQNTQLRPRDMYMLTVSSWVLVSIFAALPFVFSLRTSFTDAYFESMSGITATGATIFTGLDSMSPGVLIWRSLLHWLGGIGFIAMAVAILPMLRIGGMRLFQTESSDRSDKVMPRSHMVAKYMVLAYVGLSSLSVLAFWLAGMNLFDAINHAMSAIATGGFSTSDASLAKWQEPAVHWVAVVVMILGSLPFVLYVSTLRGNLRALLRDQQVHGFFILLLGSWLVLACWKWFSTDMHWLDTLRHVAVNITSVMTTTGFALGDYHLWGPFASMMFFYLGFVGGCSGSTAGGLKVFRFQVAYILLKANLLQLVHPRAVIKQQYNRHRLDEEIARSILAFAFFYTITIASLALIVAMTGMDWITSLSGAAAMVSGVGPGMGEMIGPAGNYAAMPDVAKWALTLGMLIGRLEILTVLVLLMPSFWRH; translated from the coding sequence ATGACCCTGCCGACCCTGCGCACCCTGGCGTTCATCAACGGCATCTTCCTGGTCACCCTGGCCATCGCCATGCTCGTGCCGATCGCCACCTTGCTGGTTTACCAGCAGCCGCAGGGGATCAACGCCTTCCTCTGGTCGAGCCTGCTGACTTTCATCGCCGGCATCACCATGGTCGCCCAGGGGCGTCCACAGAACACGCAACTGCGCCCCCGCGACATGTACATGCTGACGGTCTCGAGCTGGGTGCTGGTGTCGATCTTCGCCGCCCTGCCCTTCGTCTTCAGCCTACGAACCAGCTTCACCGATGCCTACTTCGAGAGCATGTCGGGCATCACCGCCACCGGCGCCACCATCTTTACCGGCCTGGACAGCATGTCGCCGGGCGTGCTGATCTGGCGCTCGCTGCTGCACTGGCTCGGCGGTATCGGCTTTATCGCCATGGCCGTGGCCATCCTGCCGATGCTGCGGATCGGCGGCATGCGCCTGTTCCAGACCGAATCATCGGATCGCTCGGACAAGGTCATGCCGCGTTCGCACATGGTCGCCAAGTACATGGTGCTGGCCTATGTCGGCCTCAGCAGCTTGTCGGTGCTGGCCTTCTGGCTGGCCGGGATGAACCTGTTCGACGCGATCAACCATGCCATGTCGGCCATCGCCACCGGCGGCTTCTCCACTTCCGACGCGTCCCTGGCGAAATGGCAGGAACCGGCCGTGCACTGGGTCGCCGTGGTGGTGATGATCCTCGGCAGCCTGCCCTTCGTGCTCTACGTCTCCACCCTGCGCGGCAACCTCCGGGCGCTGCTGCGCGACCAGCAGGTACACGGCTTTTTCATCCTGCTGCTGGGTAGCTGGCTGGTCCTGGCCTGTTGGAAGTGGTTCAGCACCGACATGCACTGGCTGGATACCTTGCGCCATGTCGCGGTCAACATCACCTCGGTGATGACCACCACCGGCTTCGCCCTCGGCGATTACCACCTGTGGGGCCCCTTCGCCAGCATGATGTTCTTCTACCTGGGCTTTGTCGGCGGCTGCTCGGGTTCGACGGCCGGTGGTCTCAAGGTGTTCCGTTTCCAGGTCGCCTACATCCTGCTCAAGGCCAACCTACTGCAACTGGTGCACCCACGCGCGGTGATCAAGCAGCAATACAACCGGCATCGCCTGGATGAAGAAATCGCCCGTTCGATTCTCGCCTTCGCCTTCTTCTACACCATCACCATCGCCAGCCTGGCGCTGATCGTGGCAATGACCGGCATGGACTGGATCACCTCGCTGTCGGGTGCCGCCGCCATGGTTTCCGGGGTCGGCCCGGGCATGGGCGAAATGATCGGACCGGCCGGCAACTATGCCGCCATGCCCGACGTGGCCAAGTGGGCGCTGACCCTGGGCATGCTGATCGGCCGCCTGGAAATCCTCACCGTGCTGGTGTTGTTGATGCCGTCCTTCTGGCGGCACTAA
- a CDS encoding TrkH family potassium uptake protein produces the protein MAFSTLRIIGFIIGIFLITLAVSMAFPMLTLLAFDRTDDLTEFLWSSLITFIAGLALVIRGRPQHMHLRPRDMYLLTTASWVVVCGFAALPMVLIAHISYTDAVFETMSGITTTGSTIFVGLDSMSPGILIWRSMLHWLGGIGFIGMAVAILPLLRVGGMRLFQTESSDWGEKVMPRSHMAAKYILLVYLALTLLGFLAFWAAGMTPFEAINHSMASISTGGFSTSDSSLANWQQPAVHWVAVLFMILGGLPFTLYVASLRGHRRALLRDHQVRGFLGFLLLTWLVFGTWLWANSEHAWLDAFRIVAVNVTSVVTTTGFALGDYTTWGSFAVLLFFYLTFIGGCSGSTSGGLKIFRFQVAFVLLKANLQQLVHPRAVIKQQYNNHNLDEDIVRSLITFSFFFTITIGVIALGLTLVGLDWVTALTGAATAVCNVGPGLGPTIGPAGNFATLPDAAKWLLTIGMLLGRLEILTVLVLFTRAFWKH, from the coding sequence ATGGCTTTCTCGACGCTGCGCATCATCGGCTTCATCATCGGCATTTTCCTCATCACCCTGGCCGTGAGCATGGCTTTTCCCATGCTCACCCTGCTGGCATTCGACCGCACCGATGACCTGACCGAATTTCTCTGGTCAAGCCTGATCACCTTTATCGCCGGCCTGGCCCTGGTGATTCGCGGCCGGCCGCAGCACATGCACCTGCGCCCACGGGACATGTACCTGCTGACCACCGCCAGCTGGGTGGTGGTGTGTGGTTTCGCCGCCCTGCCAATGGTGCTGATCGCCCATATCAGCTACACCGACGCCGTCTTCGAGACCATGTCGGGCATCACCACCACCGGCTCCACCATTTTCGTCGGCCTGGACAGCATGTCACCAGGCATCCTGATCTGGCGCTCGATGCTGCACTGGCTCGGCGGTATCGGCTTCATCGGCATGGCGGTGGCGATTCTGCCGCTGCTGCGCGTCGGTGGTATGCGCCTGTTCCAGACCGAGTCCTCGGACTGGGGCGAAAAGGTCATGCCCCGTTCGCACATGGCCGCCAAGTACATTCTGCTGGTCTATCTCGCGCTTACCTTGCTCGGCTTCCTGGCCTTCTGGGCCGCCGGCATGACGCCCTTCGAGGCGATCAACCACTCGATGGCGTCGATCTCCACCGGCGGTTTCTCCACTTCAGATTCCTCCCTGGCCAACTGGCAGCAACCGGCGGTGCACTGGGTCGCCGTACTGTTCATGATCCTCGGCGGCCTGCCCTTCACCCTCTATGTGGCCAGCCTGCGCGGTCATCGCCGGGCGCTGCTGCGCGATCATCAGGTACGCGGCTTCCTCGGCTTTCTGCTGCTGACCTGGCTGGTGTTCGGTACCTGGCTATGGGCCAACTCCGAACACGCCTGGCTGGACGCCTTCCGCATCGTCGCGGTCAACGTCACCTCAGTGGTCACCACCACCGGTTTCGCCCTGGGGGACTACACCACCTGGGGCAGTTTCGCGGTGTTGCTGTTCTTCTACCTGACCTTTATCGGCGGCTGCTCCGGCTCGACCTCGGGCGGCCTGAAGATCTTCCGTTTCCAGGTTGCCTTCGTCCTGCTCAAGGCCAACCTGCAGCAACTGGTGCACCCACGCGCGGTGATCAAGCAGCAGTACAACAACCACAACCTGGACGAAGACATCGTCCGCTCGCTGATCACTTTCTCCTTCTTCTTCACCATCACCATCGGCGTGATCGCCCTCGGCCTGACCCTGGTTGGCCTCGACTGGGTCACCGCCCTGACCGGCGCGGCCACGGCGGTGTGCAACGTCGGCCCGGGCCTCGGTCCGACCATCGGCCCGGCCGGAAACTTCGCCACCCTGCCGGATGCGGCCAAGTGGCTGCTGACCATCGGCATGCTGCTCGGCCGCCTGGAAATTCTCACCGTGCTGGTACTGTTCACCCGCGCCTTCTGGAAACACTGA
- a CDS encoding ABC transporter ATP-binding protein, with product MNNSDLVIQARGLSKRFGELTAVDQLDLSVRRAEVFGFLGPNGSGKSTTIRMLCGLLLPSAGEIEVLGCQIPRDAEELKRRIGYMTQRFSLYEDLTVGENLEFLAAVHGLPRRSSRQRIDEVLERYWLADRRKQLAGTLSGGQKQRLALAGAVLHKPDLLLLDEPTSAVDPQSRREFWDSLFELADAGTTLLVSTHYMDEAERCTRLGILDAGRLVADGSPRELMDALPGHPLLIEHPQPRQVQRTLQGSPDVLAMAQIGNVLRVLVANTDARQHIEQRLRSAGISAQIEDGEANLEDVFVSVTRKPVQAQP from the coding sequence ATGAACAACAGTGATCTGGTGATCCAGGCGCGCGGCCTGAGCAAGCGCTTCGGCGAGCTCACCGCGGTCGACCAGCTCGACCTCAGCGTGCGCCGCGCCGAAGTGTTCGGCTTCCTCGGCCCCAACGGCAGCGGCAAGTCCACCACCATCCGCATGCTCTGCGGCCTGCTGCTGCCCAGCGCCGGCGAGATCGAGGTGCTTGGCTGCCAGATCCCCCGCGACGCCGAAGAACTGAAGCGGCGCATCGGCTACATGACCCAGCGTTTCTCCCTCTACGAAGACCTTACGGTGGGCGAGAACCTCGAGTTCCTCGCCGCCGTGCACGGCCTGCCACGTCGCAGCAGCCGCCAGCGCATCGACGAAGTGCTGGAGCGCTACTGGCTGGCCGACCGCCGCAAGCAGCTGGCCGGCACCCTCAGCGGCGGGCAGAAGCAGCGTCTGGCCCTGGCCGGCGCGGTCTTGCACAAACCCGACCTGCTGTTGCTCGACGAACCGACCAGCGCGGTCGACCCACAGTCGCGCCGCGAGTTCTGGGACTCGCTGTTCGAACTGGCCGACGCCGGCACCACCCTGCTGGTGTCCACCCACTACATGGACGAGGCCGAGCGCTGCACGCGCCTGGGCATCCTCGACGCCGGTCGCCTGGTGGCCGACGGCAGCCCGCGCGAGCTGATGGACGCCCTGCCCGGCCACCCGCTGCTGATCGAGCACCCCCAGCCGCGCCAGGTCCAGCGCACCCTGCAGGGTAGCCCGGACGTGCTGGCCATGGCGCAGATCGGCAACGTCCTGCGCGTGCTGGTGGCCAACACCGATGCCCGCCAGCACATCGAGCAGCGCCTGCGCAGCGCCGGTATCAGCGCGCAGATCGAGGACGGCGAAGCCAACCTGGAAGACGTCTTCGTCAGCGTCACCCGCAAGCCCGTGCAGGCCCAGCCATGA